A DNA window from Candidatus Latescibacterota bacterium contains the following coding sequences:
- a CDS encoding mechanosensitive ion channel, with product MNQIMETLAQFATTYGLKVIGAILILIVGRVAAGLVRKGIVKALGRAQMDASLSRFFGNLAFVAVMTFAVLASLSKFGVETTSFVAVLGAAGFAVGFALQGSLGNFAAGVMLLVFRPFKTGDYIEAGGVAGTVKEVQLFNTVLDTPDNVRIIVPNGGIYGGVIKNYSHNATRRVDIPVGIAYDADIGRAIAAISDTLQKDGRVLAEPALQVLVTDLGDSSVNLAVRFWTQAGDYWPSKFDMVRAVKERLDAEGIEIPFPQRVVHLTKTAD from the coding sequence ATGAATCAGATCATGGAAACACTCGCCCAGTTCGCCACGACCTACGGGCTGAAGGTGATCGGCGCGATCCTCATTCTCATCGTGGGCCGCGTCGCCGCCGGGCTGGTCCGCAAGGGGATCGTCAAGGCGCTCGGCCGCGCGCAGATGGACGCGAGCCTGAGCCGCTTCTTCGGCAACCTGGCCTTCGTGGCGGTGATGACCTTCGCCGTGCTGGCCTCGCTGTCGAAGTTCGGGGTCGAGACCACGTCCTTCGTCGCCGTGCTCGGCGCGGCCGGCTTCGCCGTCGGTTTCGCGCTGCAGGGCTCGCTCGGCAACTTCGCGGCGGGCGTGATGCTGCTCGTCTTCCGTCCGTTCAAGACCGGCGACTACATCGAGGCGGGCGGCGTGGCCGGGACGGTGAAGGAGGTCCAGCTCTTCAACACGGTGCTGGACACGCCCGACAACGTGCGCATCATCGTCCCCAACGGGGGCATCTACGGCGGCGTGATCAAGAACTACTCGCACAACGCGACGCGCCGGGTGGACATCCCGGTGGGCATCGCCTACGACGCCGACATCGGCCGCGCCATCGCGGCCATCAGCGACACGCTGCAGAAGGACGGCCGCGTGCTGGCCGAGCCCGCGCTGCAGGTGCTGGTCACGGACCTGGGGGATTCCAGCGTGAACCTCGCGGTGCGCTTCTGGACCCAGGCCGGGGACTACTGGCCTTCCAAGTTCGACATGGTCCGCGCGGTGAAGGAGCGCCTCGACGCCGAGGGCATCGAGATTCCGTTCCCGCAGCGGGTGGTGCATCTCACCAAGACCGCCGATTGA
- a CDS encoding type II secretion system F family protein codes for MREFRYRALSLAGETVTGLRQAPSVSALAQELSAQNLILLSGRPTFGLFGRGGRIRRQDLLDFTLHMATSLGAGIPVIQALRDVEAGMSGQRFGAVIKALREEISSGSQVAEAMSHHPDVFPELYLALVSAGESSGNLDATLAELVTYLEWSTDLQGKIKQALLYPGILATATLGLFLLMVVFVIPRFMSVFQELDYELPTLTLRVLAVGSFFQHWWPFLVGGVAALVIGLRLVKRSERGRYELDRLTLSLPVIGGFRRQLALSRFARNFAMLFGSGLDILRVLTLLQRVVTNSVVAAEIAEARRRVVSGDTLARAFAGSPNFPPLLKRLISVGEQSGNLDATLTKAADYLDKELPRAIKRLFTVLEALIIVLLGALIAVSALSMLLPIFQIQGQITK; via the coding sequence ATGAGGGAGTTCCGCTATCGCGCCCTGAGCCTCGCCGGCGAGACCGTCACCGGTCTTCGTCAGGCGCCCAGCGTGAGCGCGCTGGCGCAGGAGCTCTCCGCGCAGAATCTCATCCTCCTGTCGGGACGCCCCACCTTCGGCCTCTTCGGCCGCGGCGGCCGCATCCGGCGCCAGGATCTGCTGGACTTCACGCTGCACATGGCCACGTCCCTGGGCGCGGGCATTCCCGTGATCCAGGCCCTGCGCGACGTCGAGGCGGGCATGTCGGGCCAGCGCTTCGGCGCCGTGATCAAGGCCCTGCGCGAGGAGATCAGCAGCGGCAGCCAGGTGGCCGAGGCCATGAGCCATCATCCCGACGTGTTCCCCGAGCTCTACCTGGCCCTCGTGTCGGCCGGCGAGAGCTCGGGCAACCTGGACGCGACGCTGGCCGAGCTCGTCACCTACCTCGAGTGGTCCACGGACCTGCAGGGCAAGATCAAGCAGGCGCTGCTCTACCCCGGCATCCTGGCAACGGCCACGCTGGGGCTCTTCCTGCTGATGGTGGTCTTCGTCATCCCGCGCTTCATGTCGGTCTTCCAGGAGCTGGACTACGAGCTGCCCACGCTCACGCTGCGCGTGCTGGCCGTGGGGTCCTTCTTCCAGCACTGGTGGCCCTTCCTGGTCGGCGGCGTCGCCGCGCTGGTGATCGGCCTGCGCCTCGTCAAACGCAGCGAGCGGGGCCGTTACGAGCTCGATCGCCTCACGCTGTCGCTGCCCGTGATCGGCGGCTTCCGCCGGCAGCTCGCGCTGTCGCGCTTCGCGCGCAACTTCGCCATGCTCTTCGGCTCGGGCCTGGACATCCTGCGCGTGCTGACCCTGTTGCAGCGCGTGGTGACGAACAGCGTCGTCGCCGCGGAGATCGCCGAGGCGCGCCGCCGCGTGGTGAGCGGCGACACCCTGGCCCGCGCCTTCGCGGGCAGCCCCAACTTCCCGCCGCTGCTCAAGCGGCTGATCAGCGTCGGCGAGCAGTCGGGCAACCTCGACGCCACGCTGACCAAGGCCGCCGACTACCTGGACAAGGAGCTGCCGCGGGCGATCAAGCGCCTCTTCACGGTGCTGGAGGCGCTGATCATCGTGCTGCTGGGCGCGCTGATCGCCGTCAGCGCGCTGTCGATGCTGCTGCCCATCTTCCAGATCCAGGGGCAGATCACGAAATGA
- a CDS encoding sigma-70 family RNA polymerase sigma factor, which yields MEDDATLVERAQRALPGDLRAFETLVARHQSMVLGNCRSLSGSADDAEDLAQEVFVKAYFGLPRIEQRASFGAWLKRIKVNHCLNFLRGKRGRQHVDVDSPETQDEPALQVPPSAHAELLAGEERRRIQAVLDAMPETLRVALLMRDLDGLAYQEIAETLGIGLSATKMRIKRGREEFRRLYDGLPAS from the coding sequence ATGGAGGACGACGCGACGCTGGTGGAGCGCGCCCAGCGCGCCCTGCCCGGAGACCTGCGCGCCTTCGAGACGCTGGTCGCCCGGCACCAGTCCATGGTGCTCGGCAACTGCCGTTCGCTGAGCGGCTCGGCCGACGACGCCGAGGATCTGGCCCAGGAGGTCTTCGTGAAGGCCTACTTCGGCCTGCCGAGGATCGAGCAGCGGGCCAGCTTCGGGGCGTGGCTGAAGCGGATCAAGGTCAACCACTGCCTCAACTTCCTGCGCGGGAAGCGCGGGCGCCAGCACGTGGACGTGGACAGCCCGGAGACCCAGGACGAGCCCGCCCTCCAGGTGCCGCCCAGCGCCCACGCCGAGCTGCTGGCGGGCGAGGAGCGCCGGCGCATCCAGGCGGTGCTGGACGCGATGCCCGAGACCCTGCGCGTGGCCCTGCTCATGCGCGACCTGGACGGCCTGGCCTACCAGGAGATCGCCGAGACCCTCGGCATCGGGCTCTCGGCGACGAAGATGCGCATCAAGCGCGGCCGCGAGGAGTTCCGCCGCCTCTACGACGGCCTCCCGGCCTCCTGA
- a CDS encoding type II secretion system protein GspG — MSRSGFTLLEVIIAIAIIGIMLGAVAPMAHRQLVAAREDATRRELDRLRGALLAYYADVGAFPPESVGLAALVGIAGPGGWQGPYYESGGDDPTRDVSTDAFGQPYVYDLSPSVTPAGAADLIVASSGANHAVELRVSGAWDLSRADDCDDLALLVSASPLNREKRLASVAELESMAEAARRYYQDHGSFPLALADLSGSYLDPGFDDDSFEDDWHESYRSRVEAVGSDWRLLIWSTGPDRVNADGGGDDLQLEVNSSAIPTGGSTLSATEQELLDIQALVDADPGLDLSRPWTAIRTDLGLGGDYDLDEWGQAYLVNVGTRTVFSGGPDLDGWTAGDNLPAGVSY; from the coding sequence ATGAGCAGATCCGGCTTCACGCTGCTCGAGGTGATCATCGCCATCGCGATCATCGGCATCATGCTGGGCGCCGTGGCGCCGATGGCGCACCGCCAGCTCGTGGCCGCGCGCGAGGACGCCACGCGCCGCGAGCTCGACCGCCTGCGCGGCGCGCTGCTCGCCTACTACGCGGACGTCGGCGCCTTCCCGCCCGAGTCGGTGGGACTCGCCGCCCTCGTCGGCATCGCCGGTCCCGGCGGCTGGCAGGGTCCCTACTACGAATCCGGCGGCGACGACCCCACGCGCGACGTGAGCACCGACGCCTTCGGCCAGCCCTACGTCTACGACCTCTCGCCGAGCGTGACCCCCGCCGGCGCCGCCGATCTCATCGTGGCCTCCAGCGGCGCGAATCACGCCGTGGAGCTGCGCGTGAGCGGCGCCTGGGATCTCTCCCGCGCGGACGACTGCGACGACCTCGCCCTGCTCGTCAGCGCCAGCCCGCTGAACCGCGAGAAGCGCCTCGCCTCCGTCGCGGAGCTGGAGTCCATGGCCGAGGCCGCGCGCCGCTACTACCAGGACCACGGCAGCTTTCCCCTGGCGCTCGCCGACCTCTCCGGCAGCTACCTGGACCCGGGCTTCGACGACGACAGCTTCGAGGACGACTGGCACGAGAGCTACCGCTCCCGCGTCGAGGCGGTGGGCAGCGACTGGCGTCTGCTGATCTGGAGCACGGGCCCCGACCGCGTCAACGCGGACGGCGGCGGCGACGACCTGCAGCTCGAGGTCAACAGCAGCGCCATCCCCACCGGCGGCAGCACGCTCTCCGCGACCGAGCAGGAGCTGCTGGACATCCAGGCGCTGGTGGACGCGGACCCGGGGCTCGACCTGAGCCGCCCCTGGACCGCCATCCGCACGGATCTCGGCCTCGGCGGCGACTACGACCTGGACGAGTGGGGCCAGGCCTACCTGGTCAACGTGGGCACGCGCACGGTGTTCAGCGGCGGTCCGGACCTGGACGGCTGGACCGCCGGCGACAACCTTCCCGCGGGGGTGAGCTATTGA
- a CDS encoding prepilin-type N-terminal cleavage/methylation domain-containing protein gives MHPFKRNDGFTLIEVIIAVALVAIMAVAIAPPLVQNIKQGKVTRAQSDVQAIGTAILNFYKDVGEWPFTSPTGGTLNRLVGNSSLGGGNNGIPAGTSAVTGSNRWRNYGQAGTLTDYLIRNMTATNPTLYTASQNPLSVPGWNGPYLSEVKLDPWGSPYLVNVRYGRPALSGTGTENFDMHNILIVSAGPNKTFETSFDDGVFDEQAGGDDIAFIVQRASRF, from the coding sequence ATGCACCCCTTCAAGCGCAACGACGGCTTTACCCTGATCGAAGTCATCATCGCCGTGGCCCTGGTGGCGATCATGGCCGTGGCCATTGCCCCGCCGCTGGTTCAGAACATCAAGCAGGGCAAGGTGACCCGCGCCCAGAGCGATGTCCAGGCGATCGGCACGGCGATCCTGAACTTCTACAAGGACGTGGGCGAGTGGCCCTTCACCTCCCCGACGGGCGGCACGCTGAACCGCCTGGTGGGCAATTCCAGCCTCGGGGGGGGCAACAACGGGATCCCCGCTGGCACATCCGCGGTCACCGGCTCCAACCGGTGGCGGAATTATGGCCAGGCGGGGACCCTGACCGACTACCTGATCCGCAACATGACGGCCACCAATCCCACGCTCTACACCGCCAGCCAGAACCCGCTCAGCGTGCCCGGCTGGAACGGTCCCTACCTCTCCGAGGTCAAGCTCGATCCCTGGGGATCGCCCTACCTCGTGAACGTGCGCTACGGACGGCCGGCGCTCAGCGGCACCGGCACGGAGAACTTCGACATGCACAACATCCTCATCGTCTCGGCCGGTCCCAACAAGACCTTCGAGACGAGCTTCGACGACGGCGTCTTCGACGAGCAGGCCGGCGGCGACGACATCGCGTTCATCGTCCAGCGGGCCAGCCGCTTCTAG
- the tadA gene encoding Flp pilus assembly complex ATPase component TadA — protein METKSAGRLGDILLSAGLISPEHLELALKEQSQTGEKLGSILQRLGVVTEKEIARILAGQAGVPHVSLKEEWIQREAVDLLPSSFAEEQHVFPIAVRGKTLVLAMANPLDLDCIDAAGRLTGHYIEVVHATESDIAETLQQYFGSRSDIDAKIDKALAASRASLAAGSRAAEGDSPFVRLVDLLLGKAVETGATDIHVEPEEKVIRVRYRIDGRLLQGHSLQKELQSVVTTRFKIMAGMNISESRVPQDGRILFTHESRKIDMRVSSFPTVHGETFVSRLLDKQNLLVGLSGLGMGKSTLTAFKRDLARPNGIILVTGPTGSGKTTTLYSAMQHLNAPDVKMITLEDPVEYELPLINQGQIQNAQGFTFAKGLRAILRQDPDIILVGEIRDQETASLAIRAALTGHLVFSTLHTNDAVGVIPRLVDMGVEPYLLSATLVSVVAQRLVRAICPVCRVSVEPTAEQRELLRLDDAALENPVFSEGRGCPSCHDTGYKGRLAVFEYLQATEAVRRLIAEQAPVDAIVAAARADGMRSLREDTLAKVLRGKTTLAEMMRVVA, from the coding sequence ATGGAGACCAAGAGCGCGGGGCGGCTGGGAGACATCCTCCTGTCGGCCGGGCTGATCAGCCCCGAGCATCTCGAGCTCGCCCTCAAGGAACAGAGCCAGACCGGCGAGAAACTGGGGAGCATTCTCCAGCGCCTCGGCGTGGTCACCGAGAAGGAGATCGCGCGCATCCTGGCCGGGCAGGCCGGCGTCCCCCACGTCTCGCTCAAGGAAGAGTGGATCCAGCGCGAGGCGGTGGACCTGCTGCCGTCCAGCTTCGCGGAGGAGCAGCACGTCTTTCCCATCGCCGTCCGCGGCAAGACGCTGGTCCTGGCGATGGCCAACCCCCTGGACCTGGACTGCATCGACGCCGCCGGCCGCCTGACCGGCCACTACATCGAGGTGGTGCACGCCACCGAGAGCGACATCGCCGAGACGCTGCAGCAGTACTTCGGCAGCCGCAGCGACATCGACGCCAAGATCGACAAGGCCCTCGCCGCGAGCCGCGCCAGCCTGGCCGCGGGCTCCCGCGCCGCCGAGGGCGACTCGCCCTTCGTGCGCCTGGTGGACCTGCTCCTCGGCAAGGCCGTGGAGACCGGCGCCACGGACATCCACGTGGAGCCCGAGGAGAAGGTCATCCGCGTGCGCTACCGCATCGACGGCCGCCTGCTCCAGGGCCATTCGCTCCAGAAGGAGCTGCAGAGCGTCGTCACCACGCGCTTCAAGATCATGGCGGGGATGAACATCTCCGAGTCGCGCGTGCCCCAGGACGGGCGCATCCTCTTCACGCACGAGAGCCGCAAGATCGACATGCGCGTGTCGAGCTTTCCCACCGTCCACGGCGAGACCTTCGTGTCCCGCCTGCTGGACAAGCAGAACCTGCTCGTGGGCCTCAGCGGCCTGGGCATGGGCAAGTCCACGCTGACCGCCTTCAAGCGCGACCTCGCCCGCCCCAACGGCATCATCCTCGTGACCGGGCCCACCGGCTCGGGCAAGACGACCACGCTCTACTCCGCCATGCAGCATCTCAACGCGCCCGACGTGAAGATGATCACGCTCGAGGACCCGGTGGAGTACGAGCTGCCGCTCATCAACCAGGGCCAGATCCAGAACGCCCAGGGCTTCACCTTCGCCAAGGGACTGCGCGCGATCCTGCGCCAGGACCCCGACATCATCCTGGTGGGCGAGATCCGCGATCAGGAGACGGCCAGCCTGGCGATCCGCGCCGCTCTGACCGGCCACCTGGTCTTCAGCACGCTGCACACGAACGACGCCGTGGGCGTGATCCCCCGCCTCGTGGACATGGGCGTCGAGCCCTACCTGCTCTCGGCCACGCTGGTGTCCGTGGTGGCGCAGCGCCTGGTGCGGGCCATCTGCCCGGTCTGCCGCGTGAGCGTGGAACCCACGGCCGAGCAGCGCGAGCTGCTGCGCCTCGACGACGCCGCGCTCGAGAACCCCGTCTTCAGCGAGGGGCGCGGCTGCCCCTCCTGTCACGACACCGGCTACAAGGGACGCCTGGCCGTCTTCGAGTACCTGCAGGCCACCGAGGCCGTGCGGCGGCTCATCGCCGAGCAGGCGCCGGTGGACGCGATCGTGGCCGCCGCCCGCGCGGACGGCATGCGCAGCCTGCGCGAGGACACCCTCGCCAAGGTCCTGCGCGGCAAGACGACCCTGGCCGAGATGATGCGGGTGGTGGCATGA
- the apaG gene encoding Co2+/Mg2+ efflux protein ApaG, with protein MSDVDGKIEVTAEAFYLPQRSAPEQGYYFFAYRIRIRNAGEAPAQLLERHWIITDAAGQVQEVHGPGVVGEQPRLEPGEEFVYNSFCPLPTPLGSMRGSYTMQRDDGERFTAPIPVFTLATPHSLN; from the coding sequence ATGAGCGACGTGGATGGAAAGATCGAGGTGACGGCCGAGGCCTTCTACCTGCCCCAGCGCTCGGCGCCGGAGCAGGGCTACTACTTCTTCGCCTACCGCATCCGGATCCGGAACGCGGGGGAGGCGCCGGCGCAGCTCCTCGAGCGCCACTGGATCATCACCGACGCCGCCGGGCAGGTGCAGGAGGTGCACGGCCCGGGGGTGGTGGGCGAGCAGCCCCGGCTGGAGCCGGGCGAGGAGTTCGTCTACAACAGCTTCTGCCCGCTGCCCACGCCCCTGGGCTCCATGCGCGGCAGCTACACGATGCAGCGCGACGACGGCGAGCGCTTCACGGCGCCGATTCCCGTCTTCACGCTGGCCACGCCCCACAGCCTCAACTAG
- a CDS encoding mechanosensitive ion channel codes for MGTDFGLRATFEQVLSSLVGAVADFVPRLVTAVIVILFGLLVAKIAERVVRALFERLRLNHLLQRVGLSDTLQRFGLRDSPGRLLSRTIYILLVILFVQSVARAVGLDAIAEAISSFFRYLPNLVAAFLVLLLGMMVSQFMGRTVARSAEEAGVDFAPLLGRIVSSLLLFVVGLMAISQLRIDTEIVRAVVLVLLAGFALAFALSFGLGSRQVSRDILAGFYLRKLLSAGDEVEVAGTRGTLAGITAVHTLIEVDGRTVSVPNRQFMDERAGYRRD; via the coding sequence ATGGGGACGGACTTCGGCCTCCGGGCCACCTTCGAGCAGGTCCTGTCGAGCCTCGTGGGGGCCGTCGCCGACTTCGTGCCGCGGCTGGTGACGGCCGTGATCGTGATCCTCTTCGGCCTGCTGGTGGCCAAGATCGCCGAGCGCGTCGTGCGGGCGCTCTTCGAGCGGCTGCGGTTGAACCACCTGCTCCAGCGCGTCGGGCTGAGCGACACCCTGCAGCGCTTCGGGCTCAGGGACAGCCCCGGCCGGCTGCTGTCGCGGACCATCTACATCCTGCTCGTGATCCTCTTCGTCCAGAGCGTGGCGCGGGCCGTGGGCCTGGACGCCATCGCCGAGGCCATCTCGAGCTTCTTCCGCTACCTGCCCAACCTGGTGGCGGCCTTCCTGGTGCTGCTGCTGGGCATGATGGTCTCGCAGTTCATGGGGCGCACGGTGGCGCGCTCGGCCGAGGAGGCGGGCGTGGACTTCGCCCCGCTGCTGGGGCGGATCGTGTCCTCGCTGCTGCTCTTCGTGGTGGGGCTGATGGCCATCTCGCAGCTCAGGATCGACACGGAGATCGTGCGGGCGGTGGTCCTGGTGCTGCTCGCGGGCTTCGCGCTGGCCTTTGCGCTGTCCTTCGGGCTCGGCAGCCGTCAGGTGAGCCGGGACATCCTGGCGGGCTTCTACCTGCGCAAGCTGCTGAGCGCCGGCGACGAGGTCGAGGTGGCCGGGACGCGCGGCACGCTGGCGGGCATCACGGCCGTGCACACGCTGATCGAGGTGGACGGGCGGACGGTGAGCGTCCCGAACCGGCAGTTCATGGACGAGCGCGCGGGCTACCGCCGCGACTAG
- a CDS encoding OmpA family protein, with protein MRSLLRLACALPLLCSLATVGPARAEDVSGRFGLGLEAAAMKLTGGEHDYSDVNPNYALHLRYGLSPTLSVEGAFKTLWSRPAVSAPDEDAGFSWKATREIYTTIWELRAGLLYHFLPEKAASPFLGLDLGVAGFRVKDMRNQDGFGGLFPGGSILEGYDEDGKLKQLSSTQFTSVFTGGLEWFLAPRFSLWLGGRYHLYPASKLDNVGLSADDIFGPTAVDANNGMLEGFFGFTWFFGSTDKDGDGIPDKLDRCPGQAEDFDGFQDEDGCPDPDNDGDGIADALDRCPDVAEDLDGYQDDDGCPDPDNDGDGIADINDGCPNDAEDVDGFQDDDGCPDPDNDGDGVPDLSDACPNTPAGVEVDERGCPVVKEITEALVLKGVRFVKGSDQLTLDSQSILDDVAKSLLAYPDVVIEIQGHTDSSGSAVFNERLSLRRAESVRDYLVTQGVDIQRMRAVGYGERFPIASNGSDEGRAQNRRVEIHRIYSN; from the coding sequence ATGCGAAGCCTGCTGCGCCTTGCGTGCGCCCTGCCGCTGCTCTGCTCGCTGGCCACGGTCGGCCCCGCGCGGGCGGAGGACGTGAGCGGCCGCTTCGGTCTCGGCCTCGAGGCCGCCGCCATGAAGCTAACCGGCGGCGAGCACGACTACAGCGACGTCAATCCGAACTACGCCCTGCACCTGCGCTACGGCCTCTCGCCGACGCTCAGCGTCGAGGGCGCCTTCAAGACGCTCTGGTCGCGGCCGGCCGTGTCCGCGCCGGACGAGGACGCCGGCTTCTCGTGGAAGGCCACGCGCGAAATCTACACCACGATCTGGGAGCTCCGGGCGGGCCTCCTCTATCATTTCCTGCCCGAGAAGGCGGCCTCGCCCTTCCTCGGCCTCGATCTGGGCGTGGCGGGCTTCCGCGTCAAGGACATGCGCAACCAGGACGGCTTCGGCGGCCTCTTTCCTGGCGGCTCGATCCTCGAGGGCTATGACGAGGACGGCAAGCTCAAGCAGCTCAGTTCGACCCAGTTCACGAGCGTGTTCACCGGCGGCCTGGAGTGGTTCCTCGCGCCGCGCTTCTCGCTGTGGCTGGGTGGGCGCTACCACCTCTACCCGGCCAGCAAGCTCGACAACGTCGGCCTGAGCGCCGACGACATCTTCGGCCCCACGGCCGTCGACGCGAACAACGGCATGCTGGAAGGCTTCTTCGGCTTCACCTGGTTCTTCGGCAGCACGGACAAGGACGGCGACGGCATCCCCGACAAGCTGGACCGCTGCCCCGGCCAGGCCGAGGACTTCGACGGCTTCCAGGACGAGGACGGCTGCCCCGACCCGGACAACGACGGCGACGGCATCGCCGACGCCCTGGACCGCTGCCCCGACGTGGCCGAGGACCTTGACGGCTACCAGGACGACGACGGCTGCCCCGACCCGGACAACGACGGCGACGGCATCGCGGATATCAACGACGGCTGTCCCAATGACGCCGAGGACGTCGACGGCTTCCAGGACGACGACGGCTGCCCCGACCCGGACAACGACGGCGACGGCGTGCCCGACCTCAGCGACGCCTGCCCCAACACGCCGGCCGGCGTGGAGGTGGACGAGCGGGGCTGCCCCGTGGTCAAGGAGATCACCGAGGCGCTGGTGCTGAAGGGCGTCCGCTTCGTCAAGGGCAGCGACCAGCTCACGCTGGACTCGCAGAGCATCCTCGACGACGTGGCCAAGAGCCTGCTGGCCTACCCGGACGTGGTGATCGAGATCCAGGGCCACACCGACAGCAGCGGCTCGGCGGTCTTCAACGAGCGCCTCTCGCTGCGCCGCGCGGAGTCCGTGCGGGACTACCTGGTGACCCAGGGCGTGGACATCCAGCGCATGCGGGCGGTGGGCTACGGCGAGCGCTTCCCGATCGCCTCCAACGGCTCGGACGAGGGACGCGCGCAGAACCGTCGCGTGGAGATCCACCGCATCTACAGCAACTAG
- a CDS encoding SDR family oxidoreductase, translating into MLDGRAALVTGGGTGLGLEIARLLARLGAKVAIASRDPQHHHDFLADAEREGWRARAEVCDVREPDTVREVVEAVAADFGGLDVLVNNAAGNFIRPALALPPKGWRAVIDIALSGVFYCSQAAARVMRLQEGGGSIVNIIAPYAWTGAPGVVHSVSAKAGVLAMSKSLAVEWARYKIRVNCVAPGPFDTEGAASRLWPTPEMRAEIEAGVPLGRFASTEEVARATVYLATPQAAYITGATLTVDGGFSLGKGLGGELDPESVPRRRG; encoded by the coding sequence ATCCTCGACGGACGCGCCGCCCTCGTCACCGGCGGGGGCACCGGGCTCGGTCTCGAGATCGCCCGGCTCCTGGCGCGGCTGGGGGCCAAGGTGGCCATCGCCAGCCGCGACCCGCAGCACCACCACGACTTCCTCGCCGACGCCGAGCGCGAGGGCTGGCGCGCGCGCGCCGAGGTCTGCGACGTGCGCGAGCCGGACACGGTGCGCGAGGTGGTGGAGGCCGTGGCGGCGGACTTCGGCGGGCTGGACGTGCTCGTCAACAACGCGGCGGGCAACTTCATCCGCCCGGCGCTCGCGCTGCCGCCCAAGGGGTGGCGCGCGGTCATCGACATCGCGCTGTCGGGGGTCTTCTACTGCTCCCAGGCGGCCGCGCGGGTGATGCGGCTGCAGGAGGGGGGCGGGTCGATCGTCAACATCATCGCGCCCTACGCCTGGACCGGCGCGCCCGGGGTGGTGCACTCGGTGAGCGCCAAGGCCGGCGTGCTGGCCATGAGCAAGAGCCTGGCGGTGGAGTGGGCGCGCTACAAGATCCGCGTGAACTGCGTGGCGCCGGGACCTTTCGACACGGAGGGCGCGGCGTCGCGGCTCTGGCCGACGCCCGAGATGCGCGCCGAGATCGAGGCCGGGGTGCCGCTGGGCCGCTTCGCGAGCACCGAGGAGGTGGCCCGCGCCACCGTGTATCTGGCGACGCCCCAGGCGGCCTACATCACCGGGGCCACGCTCACCGTGGACGGCGGCTTCTCGCTGGGCAAGGGTCTGGGCGGGGAGCTGGATCCCGAGAGCGTGCCGCGCCGCCGGGGCTGA
- the mscL gene encoding large-conductance mechanosensitive channel protein MscL, translated as MMSEFKSFAVKGNVMDMAVGIIMGGAFGKIVASFVNDVLMPPIGMLLGGVDFTSLALTLKKATPDAEAVMLKYGAFVQSVVDFLIIAFAIFMMVRWMNRLKKKEEAAPAAPPKPSSEEVLLTEIRDLLRNK; from the coding sequence ATGATGTCGGAGTTCAAGTCCTTTGCCGTCAAAGGCAATGTGATGGACATGGCCGTGGGTATCATCATGGGCGGTGCGTTCGGCAAGATCGTCGCCTCATTCGTCAATGACGTGCTGATGCCGCCCATCGGCATGCTGCTGGGCGGCGTGGACTTCACCTCGCTGGCCCTCACGCTCAAGAAGGCGACCCCCGACGCCGAGGCCGTGATGCTCAAGTACGGCGCCTTCGTGCAGTCGGTGGTGGACTTTCTGATCATCGCCTTCGCCATCTTCATGATGGTCCGGTGGATGAATCGGTTGAAGAAGAAGGAGGAGGCCGCGCCCGCGGCGCCGCCGAAGCCCTCCAGCGAGGAAGTGCTGCTCACCGAGATCCGCGACCTGCTTCGCAACAAGTAG